tgttatTCAGGCTCAGAAAACAATATATAGTTAAAATCTGTATTACAGGGTCTGCTGCGTATACAAGAGGTATTTTATATGGGCAGGAAATCCCAACACCTAAGGACCAGTGAGACTGTAAGCTACTACAGCTTTTATAAAAGCAGTTGACAGGTTACTCAAGTCTACTTTGCTCCAATAGCAGGTTACCTTAGGCTACACATTAGTATAGCCAATGTTAACTTACACAGAGTGAAAGTAAAGCAACCTACACTGCACAGTGCAGAATATATTCAGACTccatttttctgtactttcctAGTTGCTACTCATGTTTAATAATCCTCCTAAATCAGACTTCTATATCCAAAGTGCCAATTATATCTTAGTAACTTTAAACAAGAATTAGTATAGATTAGTAAGCTCAAGCATTCTTGTTTTAGTCTTTAGACAGAATTCTAGTAGTGAATGCAGAGTACAATATCCTAGAGCATTAAAATGAGTTTTAGAAACTGTCtacctttcctttctctgcactTATTCTTTTGAATCAGAATCCCAATGCCACCCCCTTCCCAAAGTTGAATATCATACGCTCCAAACGTTGTTCTCTCTCTTTAATGGCTTGTTCTCGCTCCTGTAAGTGTTGTTCCTTCCGTTTCAGCTCGCTCATTGCAGCATCTGAATGCTGCAGTTTTTCTGGCTCCCATGATCTCCAGCCTCTTTTATCagaattttgtctttgttcttcTGTCACCAAGTCTGCTATCAAGGGGTGCTGCAGAATATCTTCGACAGAAGGTCGGCAATAATCCTGAGGGAAAAGACATTACCAACAGGTTTCATCTGTAACCAAGAAACATTAAGGCCAGGGATTCTGAAGAAAGACCCACTGCAGGTAGAGACCAGCTGAGGTGCTATACAGTGAAagagaagctggagaaaaaaaatgggagttAGGAAGGGGTAGCACAACCAGATGACAAAAAGTGAGGGAGGAAGCGGTTACCAGCCTTCAGCTCCAGAAGCTGCAAGTCTGGCTCTCCCAGCCCAGGCACCCACTCCTTTCAGAGCCGGAATGGGGTGGTGAGACTAGAGGCAATTGTCAGTAGGTTCCAGATGATGTCACTTGATTCCTGAAGGATACATACCTGTTGGATACTTGCATTCTTCTtacagctttgttttcccatgCAGTATTATTCTCAACACCCCCATGCCACCCATGGGAGGAGAGCTATACATTATCCATGTAAAGCAAAGTCAGAAATCAagacaaaaaaccaaccctgccAGCTTCCAAGCACAATGGAGCCATTTTAACCCTGAAGTTATAAGACCTTGTTAAGCATGCTGTTAGGAAATTCTGTATAAGCCAATACTGAGGCAGCCTTTTTGCATCCTGTGAACCTGGCCAATCACTTGAGCTGCTGCCTTTGTTTAATGGACTTAAAGCACaattcctcccttcttcccctaCAAGTGATATTGACAGTGACTAGGTGATAGCAACCACTACTCCAGATCAGCTTGTTTCataactgagaagaaaaactagTATTTCAGTACTAGTTCAAACTACAGAAGGTAAACTTAGTAATTGATTCTTACCTTTACATTCAGCATCTCTTTGAGGAGTTCATTCAACTGCTCTGAGTAACGATATGGTATTCGTCTGAACTTCCCTTCCCTTATCTTTTCTGCCAACTCCTTTTGGTTGTAAGCTCTAAACGGAGgcctgaaaaagaacatttttcttggaTTCTTTCACTAGTTTTACAAGacttattttcaggaaaaagagtGTCAGATTAAGAAAAAAGCTGCAATCAAAGGTTTGACTACCTAATGGCAAGAccaatacagaaataaaaatctaggACTAGTCTCTTAAAACTTTAAGCTTTCATccataaaaaaatttaatcatACATGCATTGACAcctgtgtttccattttaattacTACACTACTATACTTACGAAAGAGCACACAATTCATACAGGAGACATCCCAGAGACCAGATATCAGATTTTTCGTTGTATGACATATGGTTCATCTGttcctaaagaaaaagaacagtctTCTGTTTATTAGTTAGGAGATTGTCCTACCATTGCAGCATAATCAGCCACTGTTCAAACCTGAATTAAACTATTACTTATTTGGCTTACTTTCAAGATCCCATCTTAATTAATCTCCACAGGTACTCTTACTAGCAGGATTTTACAAAGTTCTGGAAATACTACACTGTAGAATACTGAAGTGTTGCACCAGTCTTCAGCTGATAAAACTCCATGTTTCAGTCAACATTAATCTTTCCCATACAAAATGCACTGTATCAGGGAAATAACTCATTCTTGCTCATTTCCACTACAAAGTAAAATCCTACTGTCAAGAGGTAATTTAATAAGCTCTTTAACACTGTGAAACATAAAATAGCTTCCCTGTTCCTTTTCAAGAACAATATACTCCAATATATCTGATATTCCAAGCACATTTCAAAACCTATACAGTGAAAAGGTGtgggaaaaagaagatgaaaataactgcaaaatagCCTTGCTTCCAGAAAATATACATTCTATGAAAGAGTCTCCTGCATTTGAGACTAGTGACTCTTCATTAAAACCTCCCAAACATTCACAGACTCTCAGACtaacactgcagaaaacagatcttGGAGGAACAAAAGGGAAGATAAGGCACAGAAGGGAGGTCTTACTGGAGACATGTAATATGGAGTCCCAACAAATGTTTTGGCAAAGCTGGTGTCATGGTGCAATATTCTAGCTAGTCCAAAATCTCCAAGTTTCACATTCTGCTTGCCGTCCAGAAAGACATTTGCTGGTTTTAGGTCACGATGCACAGTGACTCCACCATCACTCCGTCTGTGACACTCCTTCAAGGCCAATGTTAATTGAGTCAACACTCTGAGAACAAAGCTTTCTTCCAAATAATGCCTGAAAGATGAACACATAGTTTAACAAACATTCTCTGAGCATACACCATTTTAAGTAGTTGCCTCCAGCCTCAgttctgtaactttttaaaatactactaTTACAAAACATCACTGAATCAACCCCAGCACCTTTATAGAAAGCTAACAGGAACAGGCATCTACatatgctattttaaaaatgggaattaaaaaaaatccctcctaATAGGTTGGAAGACATCTAGACTGTTGTTGCAGAGTCCCTGTAAAtacttccttcctcccccaaaGAATCTAACAAATACATAGCATTTCCCTTGCTTACAACACAAATATCAATTTGTTGCTTTTGTGATGAGATCCATCCCTTTGCTTGGCAGTATCCTGTCAGCTGTTTATCATGACTAGTATACATCAACAGAGCCAAGATGGGACTGATTTTTAATATAactttctttaaatgaaaacaccaatgtctgggagcagctgcagcaccattTTAGATCATTCTCAAAGTAGCACACATGGTGTAACCTAAGAATGTGAAAACTGATATTATATTTAAGTAGTAGGCTGCTAAGTCTAAGATTAGACCAAGGATCAACTTGACATCTCCACAAGCTTTACATGCAGACACATAAAGCAGCTTTTAACATCACTTACAAAACCACTTTTCCCTTTCACATGTTTTGGTGTTCTAACAAAAAACAGGGTACGAGTTTTTACAAGCAAGAACCCACAGATCAAGCTACCAGTCTGCATAAACTGTGACTTGCTGGTTTACGTTTTTAACCCCGTGCATAGCATTGCATCCAGAAACCCTTCAAGAGCTTCTGCCTCATAAGAGAGCTcagggggttttggttttttttcccccctcactcTTTTGACATACACATCCCATCAGTCAGCACACTCATTAGTGCAATTCCCATCAGTGTTGCAATTTTGTACAAAACCTTTCACATTTCACAAGTGCTGTCAGGTTCAAAGGATTAAACCTAGTTATTTGTAAGTTATTGAGATACATTTCACTTCGGGTTGCCCAAGATACTTCACACCATGCACTCCAAAGCTGACACGTGCCTTTGTTTGGTGCACCTTGCGATTAAGCTTGCCAGATCACCACCGTCGCAATACTCCATCACGATGTAGAGAGTTGTGCTGCTTCTGTCGATGATGCGATCGTAATAGCGGACGATATTCGGGTGTCTCAGCTCGCGTAGCAAATTCACTTCGGAAACGAGCATTTGTTTCTCTGCCTCTGTCATTGAGCCATAGTCCAGTTCCTTCCATACCAAGATCTAGTGAGGGAGATAAAACAAACAACGCGCGATCCCTTCGGGAGTGCCTCACGCACCAGGCAGAGCTCCCCAGGGGGAGAGGGGCTCCCAAAACCACCCGCCGCTCCCGGAGCCGCCAGCACCCAGCCGGGACCGCCCCGGCCCCCACCTCACCTTGCCGTCGGCCTTGCGGCGCACCTTGCGGCACCTGCCGTAGGAGCCGGCGCCGATGGTGAGCAGCACCTCGTAGTCGTCGGGGCGACTGGGCATGGCTACAGAACCGCCACAGACCACCGGCTGGGCGCAC
Above is a genomic segment from Falco naumanni isolate bFalNau1 chromosome 12, bFalNau1.pat, whole genome shotgun sequence containing:
- the NEK2 gene encoding serine/threonine-protein kinase Nek2 translates to MPSRPDDYEVLLTIGAGSYGRCRKVRRKADGKILVWKELDYGSMTEAEKQMLVSEVNLLRELRHPNIVRYYDRIIDRSSTTLYIVMEYCDGGDLASLIARCTKQRHYLEESFVLRVLTQLTLALKECHRRSDGGVTVHRDLKPANVFLDGKQNVKLGDFGLARILHHDTSFAKTFVGTPYYMSPEQMNHMSYNEKSDIWSLGCLLYELCALSPPFRAYNQKELAEKIREGKFRRIPYRYSEQLNELLKEMLNVKDYCRPSVEDILQHPLIADLVTEEQRQNSDKRGWRSWEPEKLQHSDAAMSELKRKEQHLQEREQAIKEREQRLEQRERELCVRERLAEDKLARAENLMRNYSLYKQQIALACADGPDNALLLPFSTTKKKVHFGSEENLVPSVNVENHPLSKGKSSDLRKRLYAANLRAQALSELEKNYQLKSRQILGMR